The proteins below come from a single Tissierella sp. MB52-C2 genomic window:
- the fliD gene encoding flagellar filament capping protein FliD → MSLRIPGLASGMDTDMMVESMMKAERLKVSRYEQSRQISLWRQEAYNSMNKMFANFILNTKKELGLNKTTSTGAIFGSSYKNLDYVRKAISSNENVATVKSGKDTVNGSYSIKVESLASSGSFASAYMKDEQDKLVDGMTFTINGQEIKVNASGENVTMSDVVKAINAKTEDTKVTAFYDSNNGRIFMQNTTTGKDSTIDIEVTTDTDGESFVKALKNTTAKSIDGKVFEGANLENLNGENAKIKYNGVTLEYSSNNINLNGLDIELKAEGTTNINVDTNVDGIFDKITKLIDDYNNLVDMASGAISEKRYSDYQPLSQDEKKAMHEDDVKLWTEKAKSGMLNRDENLTRILQTVRNDLYRTLETEGNFKHITQIGISTEKYAKGSAGGKLQIDEDKLRKAIMEDPEGVMELLFKEVPSKPGKPNKPNPVEKEGLSEEELAKAMEDYNKDLKLYNEALRKYEKENKEYLKKNNGIFTTVYDNLIDGMKSIINKSGPGEDADLLRTVNPFMLTDFVTSKSSISDLDKEVSEMDRRIDNLNILLARKEQSYYAKFASMEKALAQMNSQSGWIGQQLMK, encoded by the coding sequence ATGAGTTTAAGAATACCAGGATTAGCATCAGGTATGGATACAGATATGATGGTTGAAAGTATGATGAAAGCAGAGAGATTAAAGGTCAGCAGATATGAACAATCTAGACAAATATCCTTATGGAGACAAGAAGCATACAATAGTATGAACAAGATGTTTGCTAACTTTATATTGAATACTAAGAAGGAATTGGGTTTAAATAAGACAACTAGTACAGGAGCAATATTTGGAAGTTCTTATAAAAATTTGGATTATGTTAGAAAAGCTATATCATCTAATGAGAATGTGGCTACTGTAAAATCTGGTAAGGATACTGTTAATGGAAGCTATAGTATTAAGGTGGAGAGCCTAGCTTCATCGGGCAGTTTTGCCAGTGCTTATATGAAAGATGAACAAGATAAACTTGTGGATGGAATGACTTTTACAATAAATGGACAAGAGATTAAAGTAAACGCATCTGGAGAAAATGTTACAATGTCAGATGTTGTAAAGGCAATTAATGCTAAAACAGAAGACACAAAAGTAACTGCTTTTTATGATTCTAATAATGGAAGAATATTTATGCAGAATACAACAACTGGAAAAGATAGCACAATTGACATTGAAGTAACTACTGATACTGATGGAGAAAGTTTCGTTAAGGCACTTAAAAATACTACCGCTAAATCGATAGATGGAAAAGTATTTGAAGGTGCAAATTTAGAAAATTTAAATGGTGAAAATGCTAAAATCAAATATAATGGAGTAACACTAGAGTACTCTTCTAACAATATAAATTTAAACGGGTTAGATATCGAACTTAAAGCAGAAGGTACTACTAATATAAATGTAGATACCAATGTAGATGGTATATTCGATAAAATTACAAAGCTTATAGATGATTATAACAATCTAGTGGATATGGCATCAGGTGCCATAAGTGAAAAAAGATACTCAGACTATCAGCCTTTATCTCAAGACGAGAAAAAAGCAATGCACGAAGATGATGTAAAGCTATGGACAGAAAAAGCAAAATCAGGTATGCTAAATAGAGATGAAAACCTTACTAGAATTCTTCAAACTGTAAGAAATGATTTATACAGGACTTTAGAGACCGAGGGTAACTTTAAACATATTACACAAATAGGTATAAGCACTGAAAAGTACGCTAAAGGATCAGCAGGTGGTAAACTTCAAATAGACGAAGATAAGCTTAGAAAAGCAATTATGGAAGATCCAGAGGGAGTTATGGAGTTGCTATTTAAGGAAGTCCCGTCAAAGCCTGGCAAACCAAATAAACCGAATCCTGTTGAAAAAGAAGGATTATCAGAGGAAGAACTTGCTAAAGCTATGGAGGATTATAATAAGGACTTAAAATTATACAATGAAGCATTACGTAAATATGAAAAAGAGAATAAAGAATATTTGAAGAAAAATAATGGTATATTCACTACTGTCTACGATAATCTAATAGATGGAATGAAATCTATCATAAACAAGTCTGGTCCAGGAGAAGATGCTGATTTACTTAGAACTGTAAATCCATTTATGTTGACAGATTTTGTAACTTCGAAATCAAGTATATCAGACTTAGATAAAGAAGTAAGTGAAATGGATAGGAGAATAGACAATTTAAATATATTACTTGCAAGAAAAGAACAATCATATTATGCTAAATTTGCAAGTATGGAAAAGGCGCTGGCTCAAATGAATAGCCAAAGTGGCTGGATAGGGCAGCAGTTAATGAAATAA
- a CDS encoding flagellar protein FlaG, translating into MQISNVSQRTNQMQNNITMNSSNDIAARKGKLDEPVQMGNKSISEEDVIGLIEKANKDFIIYDRRFEFSIHEKTKQIMVKVIDVTTDEVIRELPPEKILDIVASMWEVAGIIVDKKI; encoded by the coding sequence ATGCAAATATCTAATGTAAGTCAAAGAACTAATCAGATGCAAAATAATATAACCATGAATAGCAGCAATGACATTGCGGCAAGAAAAGGGAAGCTTGACGAACCAGTTCAAATGGGAAATAAAAGTATTTCAGAGGAAGATGTAATAGGTTTAATAGAAAAGGCAAATAAAGATTTTATAATATATGATAGAAGATTTGAATTTTCAATACATGAAAAGACTAAACAAATAATGGTTAAAGTCATAGATGTAACAACAGATGAAGTAATTAGAGAACTTCCACCAGAGAAGATACTAGATATTGTAGCATCTATGTGGGAAGTTGCTGGGATAATAGTGGATAAAAAAATATAG
- a CDS encoding M3 family oligoendopeptidase, with protein sequence MLKFKDFKYERPDLGEITDEFNEALQRFNESKTFEEQNQVMKEINKIRNHVDTMSTLVSIRHSIDTEDEFYAKENDFIDENRPKFENLVSKFYKELINSKFRKELQEYWGKQVFTLAELQLQTFSEDIIEDLVKENKLVTEYDKLIASAKLSFEGEIRNLSQMKPFLESKDRDMRKKASETTTEFFKANEAEFDRIYDELVKVRDKMAKALGFTDYVEMGYKRLGRSDYDAAMVSNYRRQVYEDLVPVAAELKDRQRKRLDLKEMKYYDEPLEYTTGNATPKGDADWIIENGKKMYKELSPETDEFFNFMLDRELLDLVSKNGKMAGGYCTIIPDYKSPFIFSNFNGTSGDIDVLTHEAGHAFQTYMSMGLELPEYGFPTLEACEIHSMSMEFITWPWMELFFQDEVEKYKFSHLSGAVTFIPYGVTVDEFQHYVYQNPTATSEERKAKWRDIEGKYLPFRDYADNDFLSKGTYWFRQGHIFSSPFYYIDYTLAQVCAFQFWIKIREDKKKAWEDYLRLCKAGGSKPFLELVDLANLENPFRDGTIKRVVGPIKDWLDGVDDSSF encoded by the coding sequence ATGTTAAAGTTTAAAGATTTTAAATATGAAAGACCAGACCTAGGTGAGATCACAGATGAATTTAATGAAGCCTTACAAAGATTTAATGAATCCAAAACTTTTGAAGAGCAAAATCAGGTGATGAAAGAGATCAATAAGATAAGAAATCATGTGGATACTATGTCAACTTTAGTAAGCATTAGACATTCCATAGATACAGAAGATGAATTTTATGCAAAGGAAAATGATTTTATAGACGAAAATAGACCAAAGTTTGAAAATTTAGTTTCTAAGTTTTATAAGGAATTGATTAATTCCAAATTTAGAAAGGAATTACAAGAATATTGGGGAAAACAAGTATTCACTTTAGCAGAACTTCAGCTACAAACATTTTCAGAAGATATAATAGAGGACCTTGTGAAGGAAAATAAATTAGTAACAGAATATGATAAATTAATAGCTTCAGCTAAACTTTCCTTTGAAGGAGAAATAAGAAACCTAAGTCAAATGAAACCTTTCCTAGAATCAAAGGATAGAGATATGAGAAAGAAGGCATCAGAAACTACAACAGAATTTTTTAAAGCCAATGAAGCTGAATTCGATAGAATTTATGATGAATTAGTTAAGGTAAGAGATAAAATGGCTAAGGCCTTAGGTTTTACAGATTATGTAGAAATGGGATATAAAAGATTAGGTAGATCTGATTATGATGCAGCTATGGTTAGTAACTATAGAAGGCAAGTATATGAAGATTTAGTTCCAGTGGCGGCAGAATTAAAGGATAGACAGAGAAAGAGATTAGATCTTAAGGAAATGAAGTATTATGACGAACCATTGGAATATACAACGGGAAATGCAACTCCAAAGGGAGATGCAGATTGGATTATAGAAAATGGAAAGAAAATGTATAAGGAGTTATCTCCTGAAACAGATGAATTTTTTAATTTTATGTTAGATAGAGAATTGTTAGATTTAGTTAGCAAGAATGGAAAAATGGCAGGTGGATATTGTACTATTATCCCAGATTACAAATCACCATTTATATTTTCAAATTTTAATGGTACATCTGGAGATATAGATGTATTGACCCATGAGGCAGGTCATGCATTCCAAACATATATGAGCATGGGATTAGAACTTCCTGAATATGGATTTCCAACATTGGAGGCTTGTGAAATTCACTCAATGAGTATGGAGTTCATCACATGGCCATGGATGGAACTTTTCTTCCAAGATGAAGTAGAAAAATATAAGTTTAGTCATTTATCAGGAGCAGTTACATTTATACCATATGGAGTAACTGTAGATGAGTTCCAGCATTATGTATATCAAAATCCAACAGCAACATCAGAGGAGAGAAAGGCTAAATGGAGAGATATAGAAGGTAAGTACTTACCATTTAGGGATTATGCAGATAATGATTTTCTAAGCAAAGGAACATATTGGTTTAGACAAGGGCATATATTTAGCAGTCCATTTTACTATATAGACTATACTTTAGCTCAAGTATGTGCATTCCAATTTTGGATAAAAATAAGAGAGGATAAGAAAAAGGCTTGGGAAGATTATCTAAGACTTTGCAAAGCTGGAGGAAGTAAGCCTTTCCTAGAATTAGTAGACTTAGCTAATTTAGAAAATCCTTTTAGAGACGGAACAATTAAAAGAGTAGTAGGTCCTATTAAAGATTGGTTAGATGGCGTAGACGATAGCAGTTTTTAA
- a CDS encoding hemolysin family protein, which produces MSGDSVGQIIVLFILIGLSAFFSASETALVSLSKIRLRKMVEDDEKNAKLINKLVDNPNKLLGAILIGNNIVNIGASALATTIAVDIYGSKGALISTIVMTISILIFGEVTPKSLAAQNSEKTSIKVAKPIHLITIILMPFITVLTFITNGLVRLLGGTINSNQPLITEEELKTIVNVSLEEGVLEGDERQMIYNVFEFGDSQAKDVMTPRTNMAVVNVNSTYEELLEFLQEENFSRIPVYEEDIDDIIGIMHVKELILYLDHKDNFNLRDIIRPAYFTHEFKSTAELFDEMRLKRIPVAIILDEYGGTAGMVTTEDLVEEIVGEIKDEYDEEHEEIEVIREDEYLVDGSTKLDLLNEMIGTTIESEDFDSIGGFIIGILDRFPEEYETIEYENIKFIIENVDKNRIEKVRILT; this is translated from the coding sequence TTGTCTGGTGATTCGGTTGGACAAATTATAGTTTTATTTATTCTTATCGGGCTTTCTGCCTTTTTCTCTGCATCTGAAACTGCCCTTGTCTCTTTGAGTAAAATTAGATTAAGAAAAATGGTTGAAGATGATGAAAAAAATGCAAAGCTAATCAATAAGCTTGTAGATAATCCAAATAAATTACTAGGTGCCATTTTAATAGGCAATAATATAGTAAATATTGGAGCGTCTGCCTTGGCTACTACCATAGCTGTTGATATTTATGGCTCCAAGGGAGCACTAATATCTACTATAGTTATGACTATATCCATACTTATTTTTGGAGAAGTAACTCCAAAATCTTTAGCAGCTCAAAACTCAGAAAAAACTTCTATTAAAGTTGCTAAGCCTATACATTTAATTACCATAATTCTAATGCCTTTCATTACCGTTCTTACTTTTATAACAAATGGACTAGTTAGATTGCTAGGTGGTACTATAAATTCTAATCAACCTTTAATTACAGAGGAAGAATTAAAAACTATTGTGAATGTAAGTCTTGAAGAAGGTGTATTAGAAGGAGACGAAAGACAGATGATTTATAATGTTTTTGAGTTTGGCGACTCTCAAGCCAAAGATGTAATGACTCCACGAACTAATATGGCTGTAGTAAATGTCAATTCAACCTATGAGGAATTATTAGAATTTTTACAGGAAGAGAATTTCTCTAGAATTCCAGTATATGAAGAGGATATAGATGATATAATTGGTATAATGCACGTAAAAGAACTTATACTTTACTTAGATCATAAAGATAATTTTAATTTAAGAGATATAATTAGACCCGCATACTTTACTCATGAGTTTAAGTCTACAGCAGAACTATTTGATGAAATGAGGCTAAAACGTATTCCTGTGGCCATTATTTTAGACGAATATGGCGGTACTGCTGGTATGGTAACTACAGAGGATTTAGTTGAGGAAATTGTTGGAGAAATTAAAGATGAGTACGATGAAGAACATGAAGAAATAGAGGTAATTCGTGAAGACGAATATTTAGTAGATGGAAGTACAAAGCTTGATCTTCTTAATGAAATGATAGGAACTACTATAGAATCTGAAGACTTCGATTCCATAGGTGGTTTTATAATTGGAATCCTTGACCGTTTTCCTGAAGAATATGAAACTATTGAATATGAAAATATTAAATTTATAATAGAGAACGTCGATAAAAATAGAATCGAAAAAGTGAGGATACTTACTTAA
- a CDS encoding DUF3798 domain-containing protein has translation MKKTFILLLVAILVFTAGCGTKQPVSSGGDTSSDVDYKIGIVTGTVSQGEEEFRAGENMVAKYGKMIKHITYPDKFSQEQETTISQVATLAADPDVKAIVFVQAVPGAAAAIDKVKETRPDILFILGVPHEDPDVIASRADIALELDQLQRGESIIHTAQRMGAKTFVHYSFPRHMSMELLSARRDAFKETCDKLGIEFVEVDAPDPTSDAGTSGAQQFILEDVPRQVEKYGTDTAFFSTNCSMQEPLIKQALETGAIYPEQCCPSPYHAYPGALGIQIPKDKAGDLDYLSEQIAAKIGEKGGTGRFGTWNRPANVAIIEAGVEYAKAYAEGKIEKFDKDAMINYMKEATNDTKNEVKVTEFNEATPNFLLFVLGSQTF, from the coding sequence ATGAAAAAGACGTTTATTCTTTTATTAGTTGCTATTCTAGTATTCACTGCTGGCTGTGGAACTAAACAACCTGTATCCAGTGGCGGAGACACATCTTCCGATGTGGATTATAAAATTGGTATAGTAACTGGAACTGTCTCTCAAGGTGAAGAGGAGTTCCGCGCTGGTGAGAATATGGTTGCTAAATATGGCAAAATGATTAAGCACATTACTTATCCAGACAAGTTCTCTCAAGAGCAAGAAACAACCATATCACAGGTTGCTACCCTTGCTGCTGATCCAGATGTTAAGGCTATAGTTTTTGTTCAAGCAGTTCCTGGGGCTGCTGCAGCTATAGACAAGGTTAAAGAAACTAGGCCAGACATATTATTTATTCTAGGTGTACCTCATGAAGATCCTGATGTGATTGCAAGTCGTGCAGATATTGCACTGGAGCTTGACCAACTTCAACGTGGTGAATCAATAATTCATACTGCTCAGCGAATGGGAGCTAAAACATTTGTACATTACTCCTTCCCAAGACATATGTCTATGGAATTATTATCTGCTAGGAGAGATGCTTTCAAGGAAACTTGTGATAAGTTAGGTATTGAATTCGTAGAAGTTGATGCTCCAGATCCAACATCTGATGCAGGTACATCGGGTGCTCAACAATTTATATTAGAAGATGTTCCAAGACAAGTGGAGAAATATGGAACAGATACTGCTTTCTTTAGTACTAACTGTTCAATGCAAGAGCCTTTAATTAAACAAGCTCTCGAAACAGGTGCAATCTATCCTGAACAATGCTGTCCATCACCATACCATGCATATCCAGGTGCTTTAGGTATTCAAATACCTAAAGATAAGGCTGGAGACTTAGATTACTTATCTGAGCAAATAGCTGCTAAAATAGGCGAAAAAGGTGGTACTGGAAGATTCGGTACTTGGAATCGACCTGCAAACGTAGCTATAATCGAAGCTGGTGTAGAATATGCTAAAGCATATGCTGAAGGTAAAATAGAAAAATTTGATAAAGATGCAATGATTAATTATATGAAAGAAGCAACTAATGATACAAAAAATGAGGTTAAAGTTACAGAGTTCAATGAAGCTACTCCAAACTTCTTATTATTTGTACTAGGTTCACAAACATTTTAA
- a CDS encoding sugar ABC transporter ATP-binding protein, translating into MSLLQMENISKTYSGNQVLKGVSLNIKEGEIHGLLGENGAGKSTLMNILFGMSVIHSTGGFEGNMTFDGQPYLPKTPMDAMKMGIGMVHQEFMLIPGFTITENIKLNRENTKDTFFSKILGPKLKKLDLPKMKEESREALNKLNMTIDEYLPVAGLPVGYMQFIEIAREIDKTNLKLLILDEPTAVLTESEASQFLEVIKKLSDMGIAILFITHRLDEIKQVTDSITVLRDGSLVKSIETKDVDILEMARLMVGREISFETSDKNTVNLDDKPFLELKDLYVNMPGERVKGINLKIQKGEILGLGGLAGQGKIGIANGIMGLYPTQGNILKDGEEMPLNNPREMLNHSVAFLSEDRKGVGLLLDESIDFNIAYTSLEIKEKFIKNIGPLKLVNGKEIKSHAEQMIKDLDIRCTGPNQYTRFLSGGNQQKVCIARALTLNPEILLVSEPTRGIDIGAKKLVLDTLVRLNKELNMTIIITSSELAELRQISDRIAIIAEGKVQSILPPDASDEAFGLAMAGKDLSEVVN; encoded by the coding sequence ATGAGTTTACTCCAAATGGAAAATATATCTAAAACTTATTCAGGAAATCAAGTCCTTAAAGGAGTTTCTCTTAATATTAAAGAAGGAGAAATCCATGGTCTTTTAGGAGAAAATGGAGCTGGTAAATCCACATTGATGAATATATTATTCGGTATGTCTGTTATTCATTCTACGGGAGGCTTCGAAGGCAATATGACTTTTGATGGACAACCTTATTTGCCTAAGACTCCCATGGATGCTATGAAAATGGGCATAGGTATGGTACATCAAGAATTTATGCTTATACCTGGATTTACCATTACAGAAAATATAAAACTTAATCGTGAAAATACTAAGGATACATTTTTTTCTAAAATTCTTGGTCCTAAGCTAAAAAAATTGGATTTGCCTAAAATGAAAGAAGAATCCAGAGAAGCATTAAATAAATTAAATATGACAATAGATGAATACCTTCCAGTAGCGGGGCTACCTGTTGGTTATATGCAATTCATTGAAATTGCTAGAGAAATTGATAAAACAAATCTAAAGCTTTTAATATTAGATGAACCAACAGCTGTACTTACAGAATCTGAAGCCTCACAGTTTTTAGAAGTAATAAAAAAACTATCTGATATGGGAATAGCAATTCTTTTCATTACCCATAGACTAGATGAAATCAAACAGGTAACAGATTCTATTACTGTTCTTCGTGATGGTTCCTTAGTCAAATCCATCGAAACTAAGGATGTAGATATTTTGGAAATGGCTAGACTCATGGTAGGTAGGGAAATATCCTTCGAAACCTCAGATAAAAACACTGTTAATCTAGATGATAAACCATTTCTAGAATTAAAAGATTTATATGTAAATATGCCTGGTGAAAGAGTTAAGGGGATTAATCTCAAGATACAGAAAGGTGAAATCCTGGGCTTAGGTGGACTAGCAGGCCAAGGCAAAATAGGTATTGCCAATGGAATTATGGGACTATACCCGACTCAAGGAAATATATTAAAAGATGGAGAAGAAATGCCTTTAAACAACCCTAGGGAAATGTTAAACCATTCTGTGGCTTTTCTTTCCGAAGATAGAAAAGGTGTTGGTCTTTTATTAGATGAGTCAATTGATTTTAACATAGCCTATACTTCCCTTGAAATTAAAGAAAAATTTATAAAAAATATTGGTCCTTTAAAACTAGTTAATGGAAAAGAAATCAAATCCCACGCAGAGCAAATGATAAAGGATTTAGATATTCGCTGTACAGGACCCAATCAATATACAAGATTTTTATCTGGTGGCAATCAACAAAAGGTGTGTATTGCCCGTGCGCTTACGTTAAACCCTGAAATTCTTCTAGTATCAGAGCCTACTCGCGGAATTGATATAGGTGCTAAGAAATTAGTATTAGATACATTGGTTCGATTAAATAAGGAACTTAACATGACTATAATCATTACTTCCAGTGAATTAGCTGAACTAAGACAAATATCAGATAGAATCGCCATAATTGCTGAAGGAAAGGTACAGTCCATCCTTCCACCAGATGCATCTGATGAAGCCTTTGGTCTAGCCATGGCTGGAAAAGATTTAAGTGAGGTGGTGAATTAA
- a CDS encoding ABC transporter permease yields MDIKNIYKKIGFPRLIISTFLIILLITAATLKLPMSGIWQDIFTRFGMNAILVLAMVPSIQSGIGVNFNLPLGVIFGLIGALVSIELGLSGFASLFVALAIAIPLAIIGGYLYGLMLNKVKGQEMTVGNYFGYSIVSFMCIFWLVAPFKNPELIWAMGGTGLRVTLSMESSMGGVLDKFLAFKIGNIVFPTGLILTFVILASIVWIFSKSKKGTAMKVAGSSEAFAASNGVNVDKQRLLGIILSTVLAAIGIIIYSQSFGFLQLYNAPLYVALPAAASILIGGATLHKAKIIHVIIGTFLFQGLLVVALPVINILSEGSMAEIIRIIISNGIILYALTREAGEAA; encoded by the coding sequence ATGGATATAAAAAACATATATAAAAAAATAGGTTTTCCGAGACTAATTATTTCCACATTTTTAATAATATTATTAATTACAGCAGCCACTTTAAAACTTCCCATGTCTGGTATATGGCAAGATATTTTTACTAGATTTGGTATGAACGCTATTTTAGTTTTGGCCATGGTGCCTTCTATCCAATCAGGTATAGGTGTTAACTTTAATCTACCCCTTGGAGTAATCTTTGGACTTATTGGTGCTTTAGTAAGTATCGAACTAGGTCTTTCTGGCTTTGCTAGTCTATTTGTGGCTTTAGCAATTGCCATTCCCCTAGCTATTATTGGTGGATATTTATATGGATTGATGCTAAATAAAGTAAAGGGACAGGAAATGACTGTAGGTAACTACTTTGGCTACTCTATTGTATCTTTTATGTGTATATTTTGGCTAGTGGCTCCCTTTAAAAACCCAGAGCTAATTTGGGCCATGGGTGGAACAGGTCTTCGTGTTACTCTTTCTATGGAATCTTCCATGGGTGGAGTTCTTGACAAATTCTTAGCTTTTAAAATAGGAAATATAGTCTTTCCTACAGGACTAATCCTTACCTTTGTAATCCTCGCATCTATTGTATGGATTTTCTCAAAGAGTAAAAAAGGTACTGCCATGAAAGTAGCAGGTAGTTCTGAAGCCTTTGCTGCTTCAAATGGTGTAAATGTAGATAAACAAAGATTATTAGGTATAATCTTATCTACAGTACTTGCTGCAATTGGTATTATAATATATAGCCAGTCCTTTGGCTTCCTACAATTATACAATGCACCTTTATATGTGGCTCTCCCTGCTGCTGCATCTATATTGATTGGAGGTGCTACTTTACACAAGGCAAAGATAATCCATGTAATCATAGGAACTTTCCTGTTTCAGGGGCTATTAGTTGTAGCACTTCCTGTAATTAATATACTTTCAGAGGGAAGTATGGCTGAAATCATAAGAATTATCATAAGTAACGGTATAATCCTTTATGCATTAACTAGAGAGGCAGGTGAAGCCGCATGA
- a CDS encoding ABC transporter permease — MMVPIVFLVLCLGGFFLSGLPVNFLFNEMVFRLSRNLILVLSLIIPVISGMGLNFGIVLGAMAGQIGLIVIMNYNIGGIGGLFLALLISTPVAILFGYLVGKVLNKAKGKEMITSMILGFFANGIYQLVFIVLAGRVIPFSNPNMLMSTGTGLRNTIDLNIVRKSFDSFIFGNFTTYPIFTFIITLLLFIGLYFFLKTKLGQEMRAVGQSMHIASVSGIDVDRTRIISIIISTVLAAWGQIVYLQNMGTLNTYSNHEQVGLFAVASLLIGGASVDKASWKEAFIGTFLFHLLFIISPLAGQNLMGNAQIGEYFRVFIAYGVIGVALLLHAWEKNKSMTQLSDI, encoded by the coding sequence ATGATGGTTCCAATAGTATTCTTAGTCCTTTGCTTAGGTGGTTTCTTTTTATCAGGACTTCCAGTTAATTTTCTTTTTAATGAAATGGTCTTTAGGCTTTCTAGGAACTTGATCTTAGTTCTTTCCCTTATAATACCTGTTATATCAGGTATGGGGCTAAATTTTGGTATAGTTTTAGGAGCTATGGCTGGACAAATAGGGCTTATAGTTATAATGAATTATAATATAGGTGGAATTGGAGGACTATTTCTTGCACTGCTGATTTCCACTCCTGTGGCCATACTCTTCGGTTATTTAGTTGGGAAAGTTCTTAATAAGGCTAAGGGAAAAGAAATGATTACATCAATGATTCTCGGATTCTTTGCCAATGGTATATATCAACTGGTTTTCATAGTATTAGCTGGTAGAGTTATACCTTTTAGTAATCCAAATATGTTAATGTCTACAGGAACTGGTCTTAGAAATACAATAGATTTAAATATAGTTAGAAAATCCTTCGATAGCTTTATATTTGGTAACTTTACAACATATCCCATATTTACATTTATAATAACTTTATTGTTATTTATTGGTCTTTACTTCTTCCTTAAAACTAAATTAGGCCAGGAAATGAGGGCTGTCGGACAAAGTATGCATATAGCAAGTGTTTCTGGTATTGATGTAGATAGAACTAGGATTATATCCATTATAATTTCAACAGTATTAGCAGCTTGGGGACAAATAGTTTATCTTCAAAACATGGGCACATTAAATACCTATAGTAACCATGAGCAAGTCGGATTATTTGCTGTCGCCTCCCTTTTAATAGGTGGAGCCTCTGTAGATAAAGCTTCTTGGAAAGAGGCATTTATAGGAACTTTCTTGTTCCATCTATTATTTATTATATCTCCCCTTGCAGGTCAAAACCTAATGGGTAATGCTCAAATCGGTGAATATTTTAGGGTATTTATAGCCTATGGAGTCATAGGAGTAGCATTACTTCTCCACGCTTGGGAGAAGAACAAGTCCATGACCCAGTTATCAGATATTTAA
- a CDS encoding HDOD domain-containing protein: MTKLTLEYIVNKVDDMKALPEIINKLIALTDDPDSTVQDMEKVILQDQVLTTKILRLANSAYYGYARKISTVSQATILLGFQAIKGIALASTVRTYLVDELRGYSLDKNELWSQSQTCAIISRFIAKSIKYSNPEEAYIAGLLRDIGKTVLNQHMEKEYMKVLSKMEENKISFLDAEKEVLGFGHTEIGEKIAEKWDFPKELVEAICYHHTPELANINPLLVSIVHIADAITMMMGIGLGLDGLSYNLSSVAIDKLSLDETQFQTIISQVADLVIDEESFLVT, translated from the coding sequence TTACTTTAGAATATATAGTCAATAAAGTTGACGATATGAAAGCATTGCCTGAAATTATAAATAAACTAATAGCATTAACTGATGATCCAGATTCCACTGTTCAGGATATGGAGAAGGTAATTTTACAAGATCAGGTATTGACTACCAAGATCCTTCGTCTTGCTAACTCTGCTTACTATGGATATGCAAGAAAGATTTCTACTGTATCCCAAGCAACTATTTTGTTAGGATTTCAAGCTATAAAGGGTATAGCTCTTGCTTCTACAGTAAGAACATATCTAGTGGATGAGCTAAGAGGATATTCTCTAGACAAAAATGAACTATGGTCACAATCTCAAACCTGTGCCATAATATCAAGATTTATTGCCAAAAGTATAAAATATTCTAATCCAGAGGAGGCTTATATTGCAGGACTACTTAGAGATATTGGTAAGACTGTATTGAATCAACATATGGAGAAGGAATATATGAAAGTGTTATCAAAGATGGAAGAAAATAAAATATCTTTTTTAGATGCTGAAAAGGAAGTTTTAGGTTTTGGGCATACAGAAATAGGTGAGAAGATAGCTGAAAAATGGGATTTCCCTAAGGAGTTAGTAGAAGCAATATGCTATCATCATACCCCAGAACTAGCAAATATAAATCCACTTTTAGTTTCAATAGTTCATATTGCTGATGCTATTACTATGATGATGGGAATAGGTCTTGGACTTGATGGATTATCTTATAACTTATCTTCTGTAGCAATAGATAAGTTAAGCTTAGATGAAACACAATTTCAGACAATTATATCTCAAGTGGCCGATTTAGTAATAGATGAAGAGAGTTTTTTAGTCACATAA